agtttattacaaaaagatatgataaaggatacagtaAACAGCAAAATGGAGAGACACACaatgaggtctgggagggtcctgagtacaggagcttctgtcccgtAGAGTTGGGAGTTTGCCACTTTCCAGGTATATGGATGTGTTCACCAATTGGAAGCTGTCTGAATCTCACACtattgggatttttatggaggtttcatcaCACAGGCATGATTAGTTACCTCCATTACAGCCCTACTCCACTCTCCCAGGTACCATTATCAATTGTAGGAGGGGGTCGCCAAactgttaaaaagcaaaaagggaaCCTCACATTCAAAGTGCTCAGTTATTGCTAAGTAGTTAACGACATGAAGCCACTTTCCATCCTGACACCTTTCTTCCGCAAATAATCTAGTTACACAAGAGGCGATCTTACAATGGGTAGACAATACTCCCACGTTGGTTTTGTGCTCAGAAGTCTATTAACTCAAAGATCATTTCCTGGATAGATTTGTCACTACAGAAAGAAAGTTTCATGTACACCCTGAAGCTCAAAAATGTAGCAAGGAAAAAAGGCCTGAAACTCTTAGCATCCCGTGTACCTCTATTCCTCACACCCCTACCACCAGAACACTTTCACTCTTCACCTGGCGTGAGGCCCCATCAAGCGCTCTCTGAAAAGCGCGCACCACGGCCGCAGCTTTCTCCCCGCTCTGCGGGCAGTGCTTCCGCACCCAggcctggagctcctggggcaGGATGCTCAGGAACTGCTCCAGCACCAGCAGCTCCAGGATCTGCTCCTTCGTATGCATCTCAGGCCTCAGCCACCGGCGACAAAGTTCCCTGAGCCGGCTTAGCGCCTCTTCGGGTCCAGCCACCTCCTGGTAACGGAACCGCCTAAACTGCTGCCGCGACTTTTCGGAATCCTGACAGTCCGCGGGCAGGTCCGACTCCTGACCTCCGGGTGAGTCTTCCTCCACTTTCACTATCAAAAGTCCATCACGCAGAGACGGCGCGGCGACCCCAGACTTCCCAGCTGCCATCCAGGCTCCTGCCTCGGCGTCACTGACTTGACTCGCGGTCAAGCTCGAACTCATCTTTCTCCAGCACGTGCTGACTTTTCCGGAGTTCTGCCTTCAAGTGATAAGACAGCAAACCCTGCAAAAAGCCACGGAACTCATCGGACCTTCACCGAGCGGCGGGCCCCACTGTCCCGTCTCAAGCGGGGCCTATCCGGCCCGGCCCCCTCCGGTACTCCTCCTACCCGCAGTTAGTCCAACCACGACCCGCGGCGCCAGGTGACCAAAAGTACGAATAAAACCTTGCCGGATGTGCGTCACCGACTCCCTGCGGTGCCCACCCCTCCCGGGCATTTCCGGAGCCTCTCTAGGCGCCCAGGAGGAGTGAGACCCATCTCGGTGGTTTGCCGTCCTGCCCCTTCCAGAGACGCTCGGGTGCGTGTGTACCGTTCTGGTGGAGCTTATAGTCGTTCAGCTTAACAGAACTAAATGACACTCTTATTTTACAACTTGAATGTCATATTTTAAACACATCGTCTGTGAAAAAAGTTTTGTAACTTTAGTTGTAGGAAAAAGGTCCAACTATACGATGAGTGGTAAACGGTCATCTATCAATGTGGTATTTATGCAAGAAAGGTTTGTAGAGTTACCTGCAACATGCCAAGGCATCGTACTCGACTCCATAGGTATTAAACTGAGTAGGAATAGTCTCTATCCTCAGGCTCCTAAGAGAGTTAGACACTTAAATCCTTACAGGACAGGGTGGTGAATGTAATACTTTGCATGTATGCACAGTACATTTGTATGACCCAGAGGTAGACATAATCAGCCATGGCTGATGGGGAGGGTATAGTGAAAGATTTCCCCAGGagattaaaacttaaaatgtccATGTGAGCTGAAGAAATgttctaattaaaaaatagtttaggggcgcctgggtggctcagtcggttaagcgtccgacttcagctcaggtcacgatctcgcgggccgtgagttcgagctccgtgtcaggctctgggctgatggctcagagtctggagcctgcttcccattctgtgtccccctctctctctgcccctcccctgttcatgctctgtctctctctgtctcaaaaataaataaatgtaaaaaaaaaaattaaaaaatagtttagataggggtgccttggtggctcagtccgcggactcttgatttggctcacgtcatgaccttgtagttcatgggttggagccctgagtcaggcttatgctgatggtgtggagtctgtttgggattctctctttctctctgtccccccctcacacactcgctctctctctctcaaaataaataaacttaaaaaaagttttaaaaaaaggtgtaGATAAGTTTATAGGCAACAAATCCCCAATAGATTAAATAAATTCCAATAAGTCCCTCTGACATTAAGCTTTCCTATGCGCAGCTCCCTTGCAATGTCCTACACTCAGGCATCAAAGTTGCCAAGGACTTTGTCCTCTTCGAAGCTCAACCCTTCTGTTCTATCATTCACTCGCTCTCCCTCACTTTTGAATATCAGTATGGACACTGCTGccaccttctccctcttctttcctatGCTTCGCTGGTTTCGATTATATCTGTGTTTGGCATCATATTgactatataaataaaacactttctaAAGAACTTGGAGGTAAAAAacggcaaaattaaaaaaaaaatttttttagtatttatttttgagagagagagacagagcctgagcgggggtgggggcagagagagagggagacacagaaacccaagcaggctccgggctctgagctgccagcacagagccctatgcggggctcaaactcatgaactgtgagatcatgacctgagctgaagtcagacgcttaacccactgagccacccaggc
This sequence is a window from Prionailurus viverrinus isolate Anna chromosome E3, UM_Priviv_1.0, whole genome shotgun sequence. Protein-coding genes within it:
- the ZNF394 gene encoding zinc finger protein 394 isoform X2, giving the protein MSSSLTASQVSDAEAGAWMAAGKSGVAAPSLRDGLLIVKVEEDSPGGQESDLPADCQDSEKSRQQFRRFRYQEVAGPEEALSRLRELCRRWLRPEMHTKEQILELLVLEQFLSILPQELQAWVRKHCPQSGEKAAAVVRAFQRALDGASRQVWKPEPRTKTLFQNKKF